The window CTGCCCCTTGTTGATCGACGAAGCGTATGCCGATTTCGCCGACGACAACTGCATCGATCTCGTAAAAGAGAACGAGAAGATCATGGTCTCGCGGACACTCAGCAAGTCGTACGCGTTGGCTGGCCTTCGGTTTGGATTTCTGGTTGCCCAGCCGCAAATCATCGAGCAGTTGATGAAGGTCAAAGACAGCTATAACTGCGATGCTCTTTCACTGGCCGGTGCATTGGCCGCAATCGACGATCAGAAGTGGGTTGCCGAAAACAAAGCAAAGATCGTCCTCACCAGGGGCAACCTGACCCAGCGGCTGCGTAAGATGGGCTTTACCGTCCCAGATTCGCAGGCAAACTTCGTTTGGGCGACGCAGCCAGGCGTTAAACTCAAACCGATTTACGAATTCCTCAAGCAGAACCACGTTCTGATCAGATACATGCAGTACCCGGGAATTACCGAAGGCATTCGGATCTCGGTCGGCACCGATGGCCAAAACGACGTATGCTTGGACTTGATCGAGCAATACTTTCAGCAGAATTCCTAGAACCCGCACAATCGCTCGCCCATGACCCGCACCGCTAAAATCGAACGCGACACGACCGAAACGAAGATCAAGCTCGAGCTGAACCTCGATGGCTCTGGCAACTTCTCAGGAAGCACCGGCGTGGGGTTCTTCGATCACATGTTGCAGCTATTCACGCGGCATGGTTGTTTCGACTTGAATGTCGAGGTCGACGGCGACCTGCACGTCGATCAGCATCACACAGTGGAAGACACCGGAATTTGCATCGGCCAGGCCATTCGCGAGGCGATCGGTGACAAGAAGGGAATCCGCCGTTACGGCCACTTCACGCTGCCGATGGAAGAGACCTTGTGCAGCACCGTGTGGGACCTTAGCGGGCGGTATTACCTGGTCTTCAATGCCCCGTTCACGACCGAAAAGATCGGCGAGTTCGATACCGAACTGGTCGAAGATTTCTGGCAGGCACTAGCCGCTAACGCCTTGTGCAACTTCCACGTGAACATCCACTATGGTCGCAACAATCACCATATCAGCGAGGCGATCTTTAAGTGCGCCGCGCGAAGCCTACGCATGGCCGTGGAATTGGACCCGCGCAGTCCCGGCGTGCCGAGCACCAAGGGAACACTGAACTCGTAGGTTGCAGTTAGCTTCACTTTCTCGCCTCTTTCATCATCGGCGAATCCCACGTCGGAAGCGGCTTCACTTCATCTAGGGCCGCATCGTTGACCTGCACGCCCCACTCGGTGAAGTAAGGCCCCAAGTTATGATTGGTCGCACGGGACATACGGACGAGAAAATCGCTGGCTCGGTCGACATCTGACTTAGGATGCTCGTCAAGCGGCAGTTGACGGTACTCGCGATAAACCTGCTTAAACGGCTCCCAACCGAACTCGTGGGAAAGCATCGTGTAGAAAGCCAGGCGTTCGAAGAGCGCGCCGTTGACCGTCATCCAATTCCGCTCTTCGATAGGGCGGCTTAGGTAGCGTTGGGCGTTTTCGATTACCGCTTCGCGAGTGGCTCGTTGGTGAGGGCGTCCGTTAATTTTTTCGAGCGCATACGCTGCAAAGATATTCACAGTTACTTCACCCGTTCGTTGATAAGTCCATGCACGGTGCTGATGTAGATGTCCCAGTTCGTGGGCATGACCCCACTCCGGTTCACCGCGAACGATAGCTTCGGCCCAACCGTGCGGGGCGTTGATCGGATATCCAGCAAAGGCCGCGCCCCAATTCACATGGGCATCGATCAAAAAGCGATGCGGAAAGGGCTTTGTTTCTGGACGGCCAGAAAGCTCGCTCATGGCGTCAATCAACGCATCCCACTTTTCCATCGCCAGGTCCGGCGTGTCTAGACGACGGATAAACTTCGATGGCAACGTGAAGATCACCTTGTCACTGCCGATCTCTGCGTAAGGGGCCGGATAGCTGCGTACGGCGGCTCGCCACTCTTGCACGTTGGTTTCGCCATGCACGTAGCGAGGAGCTTGCACCACGTTAGCGAAACGCAACTTCACCAACCTCTTGGGCGGCGCGTCGTAGTGATCGACCAGGTCGTAGATGTCGCTATTCTTGGTCAGAAATGTCTTGGATTTCGGCGTGGGCAATTCGATGTACAGCAAACCACCAAAGGAACAAGCCACCTCAGTCGTTCGCTTCTTGAGCTCGTAGACACGATCGATCTTCGGAAAGCGATTCAGCTTCTTGTGTCGAGGAATGTCGATGGTTGTGCTATTGGCACCAATACGCAATTTCCACCCGGCATCGACATACTCTTCCGGAATCATGACATGAACGACTTCGCCCGGAGGCGCGTAGAGCCCGGTGCTTTGCCAACGATAAGCATTGGCATCGATCTCACAAAACTGCACCTCCGGCTTGATTGCCCGATGGATGGCTCCCGGAAAGTTATCGGCTGAAGGATGCTTCTTCAATTGATCCGGCGGCAGCACGCTTCCAGCCAGTTCCGCTTCGACGATCATTCGAAACGCGCTCATGGGATGATCGAGAACTCGAAACTGGTTCTCTTTCTCCGGACCGATTTCAACCGCCGGCACTTCCTTCAG is drawn from Bremerella alba and contains these coding sequences:
- the hisC gene encoding histidinol-phosphate transaminase, whose amino-acid sequence is MGYFRPEIEAIAGYKPGEQPQGGKFIKLNTNENPYPASPKVAQAIRQRLDQGLEKYPDPTGTAFRIRAAEVLGVEPDWILCGNGSDDILTILTRAFVGDGEWLRLPTPSYILYKTLADIQGADSEEIPFNDDWTLPESFGTSSNHLKLTFLPNPNSPSGTVVPKAQLRAIADSLPCPLLIDEAYADFADDNCIDLVKENEKIMVSRTLSKSYALAGLRFGFLVAQPQIIEQLMKVKDSYNCDALSLAGALAAIDDQKWVAENKAKIVLTRGNLTQRLRKMGFTVPDSQANFVWATQPGVKLKPIYEFLKQNHVLIRYMQYPGITEGIRISVGTDGQNDVCLDLIEQYFQQNS
- the hisB gene encoding imidazoleglycerol-phosphate dehydratase HisB is translated as MTRTAKIERDTTETKIKLELNLDGSGNFSGSTGVGFFDHMLQLFTRHGCFDLNVEVDGDLHVDQHHTVEDTGICIGQAIREAIGDKKGIRRYGHFTLPMEETLCSTVWDLSGRYYLVFNAPFTTEKIGEFDTELVEDFWQALAANALCNFHVNIHYGRNNHHISEAIFKCAARSLRMAVELDPRSPGVPSTKGTLNS
- a CDS encoding M60 family metallopeptidase, whose translation is MLIHDCCRICLKGKRVLLGLPIILFFVSFSFAATEVEIEKAIQGEKLTEDEFVSVKKAVAKEARSGFRSSGAMRQLISKLKEVPAVEIGPEKENQFRVLDHPMSAFRMIVEAELAGSVLPPDQLKKHPSADNFPGAIHRAIKPEVQFCEIDANAYRWQSTGLYAPPGEVVHVMIPEEYVDAGWKLRIGANSTTIDIPRHKKLNRFPKIDRVYELKKRTTEVACSFGGLLYIELPTPKSKTFLTKNSDIYDLVDHYDAPPKRLVKLRFANVVQAPRYVHGETNVQEWRAAVRSYPAPYAEIGSDKVIFTLPSKFIRRLDTPDLAMEKWDALIDAMSELSGRPETKPFPHRFLIDAHVNWGAAFAGYPINAPHGWAEAIVRGEPEWGHAHELGHLHQHRAWTYQRTGEVTVNIFAAYALEKINGRPHQRATREAVIENAQRYLSRPIEERNWMTVNGALFERLAFYTMLSHEFGWEPFKQVYREYRQLPLDEHPKSDVDRASDFLVRMSRATNHNLGPYFTEWGVQVNDAALDEVKPLPTWDSPMMKEARK